A genomic segment from Bos mutus isolate GX-2022 chromosome 14, NWIPB_WYAK_1.1, whole genome shotgun sequence encodes:
- the RPL8 gene encoding large ribosomal subunit protein uL2, with amino-acid sequence MGRVIRGQRKGAGSVFRAHVKHRKGAARLRAVDFAERHGYIKGIVKDIIHDPGRGAPLAKVVFRDPYRFKKRTELFIAAEGIHTGQFVYCGKKAQLNIGNVLPVGTMPEGTIVCCLEEKPGDRGKLARASGNYATVISHNPETKKTRVKLPSGSKKVISSANRAVVGVVAGGGRIDKPILKAGRAYHKYKAKRNCWPRVRGVAMNPVEHPFGGGNHQHIGKPSTIRRDAPAGRKVGLIAARRTGRLRGTKTVQEKEN; translated from the exons ATGGGCCGCGTGATTCGTGGGCAGAGGAAGGGCGCCGGCTCCGTGTTCCGCGCACATGTGAAGCACAGAAAAGGCGCCGCGCGCCTACGCGCCGTGGATTTCGCCGAGCGACACGGATATATCAAGGGCATCGTGAAG GACATCATCCACGACCCGGGCCGCGGAGCGCCCCTTGCCAAAGTGGTTTTCCGGGATCCGTACCGTTTTAAGAAGCGGACAGAGCTGTTCATCGCTGCTGAGGGCATCCACACCGGCCAGTTTGTGTACTGTGGCAAGAAGG CCCAGCTCAACATCGGCAACGTGCTCCCGGTGGGCACCATGCCTGAGGGCACCATCGTGTGTTGTCTGGAGGAGAAGCCTGGTGACCGAGGCAAGCTGGCAAGAGCCTCTGGAAACTatgccacagtcatctcccacaACCCTGAGACAAAGAAGACGCGAGTGAAGCTGCCTTCGGGCTCCAAAAAGGTCATCTCCTCTGCCAACAGAGCTGTGGTCG GTGTGGTGGCTGGAGGTGGCCGCATTGACAAGCCCATTCTGAAGGCCGGCCGTGCCTACCACAAGTATAAGGCAAAGAGGAACTGCTGGCCACGGGTGCGGGGTGTGGCCATGAAC CCTGTCGAGCATCCCTTCGGAGGTGGCAACCACCAGCACATCGGCAAACCCTCTACTATTCGCAGAGACGCCCCTGCTGGCCGGAAAGTGGGTCTCATTGCTGCCCGCCGGACAGGCCGTCTCCGGGGAACCAAGACTGTGCAGGAGAAGGAGAACTAG